The DNA segment CATGCGCACAGCGTACCTGCCCACTGCCGACATTGACCGGAGAGCAGATGACAACATCAGGGTTTATCTCTGCTATAGCCAGGCAGACACCGATAACGTCCGCGATTGCATCCAAAGTCCCAACCTCATGAAAATGGATCTGGTCAACCGGCATACCATGCACGGCAGCTTCTGCATTCCTGAGCTTCTCATACACAGAAATCGCATCTGATATAACCTTCTGATCTATGGGCAAATGGCTGATAAAATCACTGACTTGATGAAATCCATGATGTGCATGGTTATGTTTCTTTTCATGTGAATGCTCATGATTGCTCTCACTCCTATGCCCATCAATATCCACAACATCAATATCGACACTTTCTTCCTCTTCGCCATGAATGTCAACGCACATTCTGGTGCCCACGATATTGCATGTTTTTCCCTTGATGGGTTTATAAGATACACCCGGGATAGAAAGATCCGAAAGTTTCTGTGTAAAGCTCTCTTGATCATCCATGAGTTCGTATAACGATGCCAGAAGCATATCTCCGGCAGCCCCCATATTCGTCTCTATATACAGTATCTTCTTCACTTCAGACCCTCCATCTGATTAATTCGGCTTGCAAGATATCCCGCACCGAATCCATTGTCGATATTCACTACGGAAACTCCTGAGGCACATGAATTCAACATGGATAATAATGCTGATACCCCTTCAAAGCTTGCTCCATACCCGACACTCGTAGGGACTCCAATTACCGGGCAGTCCACCAGACCGCCAACAACACTGGCAAGTGCTCCTTCCATACCTGCAACCGCTATTACGACTCTGGCCGACATCAAAGGTTCCAGATTCGAAAGCAGACGATGAATTCCGGCAACTCCTACATCATAGAGCCTTGTGACATGGTTTCCAAGTACTTCTGCAGTGACAGCTGCCTCTTCTGCGACATTCATATCGCTCGTTCCGCCAGTGGCAACTACAATATTTCCCAGAGAAGTTGTCTCCTTCGGATATGCTATCGCAAGATGAGCATTCCGTCTGTAGTCCAGATCTATCTCTTTTTCAAGATAATCAATTTTATCGTTGGAGATTCTGGTGATAAGTATATTTTGACTGCCTTTAGCATGCATCGACTTCACAATGCCTTGGATCTGCTGAGCTGTTTTCCCCTGTCCGAAGATCACCTCCGATGAACCCTGACGCACAGACCTGTGGTAATCAACTTTTGCATAACCTAAATCTTCAAAAGGAGCTATTTTCAAGTCAAGCAATGCATCTTCTGGTGTGATCTCACCATTTTTTACCTGCTCCAGCAACTGTAAAATATCATATTTATGATCCATTAAAGTCTCCCTTCACTTGTAGTCAGAGTCAGAATACCTTTTGACTCAACATCACATGTTTTAGTCTATCATATTAAAAACATCTTGTACACAATGAAGCATCTTCAAAAATCCGGTTTGTCTATTCTAATGAATAGTAACCGGATTTCATGCTAATTATTAATTTCTCGAATTACGTGATCATGCTTTCGCCGTATGAATATTCTTCCACTTTCCTGTACGATACTCCGCGTAGGAAATAATTCCATTTACAAGCCATCCGATCGGAACTGCCATCCAAATCATTGATATACCGATCTTTGGCGCAAAAATCATGGATAAAGTCACTCGGATAAACAGGTTCACCAGATTTCCAATCGTGAACATCTTCATATCACCGGCTCCCCGAAGAAGGCCTCCCACAGCCATCTTAAGCCCAAGCAGAACGAAAAGCCATCCCATGAACGCAAGATAACTTGTCCCTGTACTCAATGCAGTGGCTGTCTGATCGCTCCCCAGAAAAGCAGATATAATCTGGGTATTAAACAATTCAAGAATCACACAAATTACGGCTGCGAACATAAGTACCATCCAGTTTGCTGAACGATAGCCTTTTACAACACGTTCCTTTTTCTCTGCCCCAATATTCTGAGCAGTAAAAGACGAAATAGCAGCCCCGATACCATTCATGGGAACCACACAGATCGCCTCGATTCTCATTGCAGCAGAAAAACCGGCCAGAGCCTGAGAGCCAAAGCTGTTTACAACTGACTGCACCAGCATCATTCCGATGGAAACCGTAGACTGCTGAAGAATCGAAGGCAGTGCAACTCTTGTCATATCAAGCATTTCCGATTTGTCAAAAACCTTTGTCTGCCCGCTCTCGAATTTTTTCATCTCCCGGATAAATACTATAAATGACATTACAGCAGAAATCCCCTGAGCGATCAATGTCGCCCACGCAACGCCTGCAACTCCCATGTCAAAACTAGTCACAAGTACGTAATCCAGCCAGACATTAAAGACAGACGAAAAGATCAGAAAATAAAGAGGAATTCTCGATTTCCCCAGTGCATTGAACATCTGGGACAAGATATTATACATAAACAAAAACGGCAGACCCAGAAAATAAATATTTAAGTATAGAACCGCCATATCCAGAACATCTGCAGGTGTATTCAAAAGGATCATAATTTTCTTGCTAAACAGAAGTCCAAAGCTGCCGAGAAGAAGACTGATCACAAAAAATGACACCAGGGAGGTATTGACTGCCGTCTTCATCTGTGTATAATCT comes from the Blautia liquoris genome and includes:
- a CDS encoding MATE family efflux transporter, producing the protein MENDYLIKKKPFNALFIFALPIIIGNFFQQGYTMADSAIVGRYVSEGALAAVGASNSLTNIFICIAMGGGIGASVIVSQYFGAKDYTQMKTAVNTSLVSFFVISLLLGSFGLLFSKKIMILLNTPADVLDMAVLYLNIYFLGLPFLFMYNILSQMFNALGKSRIPLYFLIFSSVFNVWLDYVLVTSFDMGVAGVAWATLIAQGISAVMSFIVFIREMKKFESGQTKVFDKSEMLDMTRVALPSILQQSTVSIGMMLVQSVVNSFGSQALAGFSAAMRIEAICVVPMNGIGAAISSFTAQNIGAEKKERVVKGYRSANWMVLMFAAVICVILELFNTQIISAFLGSDQTATALSTGTSYLAFMGWLFVLLGLKMAVGGLLRGAGDMKMFTIGNLVNLFIRVTLSMIFAPKIGISMIWMAVPIGWLVNGIISYAEYRTGKWKNIHTAKA
- the larB gene encoding nickel pincer cofactor biosynthesis protein LarB, translating into MDHKYDILQLLEQVKNGEITPEDALLDLKIAPFEDLGYAKVDYHRSVRQGSSEVIFGQGKTAQQIQGIVKSMHAKGSQNILITRISNDKIDYLEKEIDLDYRRNAHLAIAYPKETTSLGNIVVATGGTSDMNVAEEAAVTAEVLGNHVTRLYDVGVAGIHRLLSNLEPLMSARVVIAVAGMEGALASVVGGLVDCPVIGVPTSVGYGASFEGVSALLSMLNSCASGVSVVNIDNGFGAGYLASRINQMEGLK
- the larC gene encoding nickel pincer cofactor biosynthesis protein LarC, translating into MKKILYIETNMGAAGDMLLASLYELMDDQESFTQKLSDLSIPGVSYKPIKGKTCNIVGTRMCVDIHGEEEESVDIDVVDIDGHRSESNHEHSHEKKHNHAHHGFHQVSDFISHLPIDQKVISDAISVYEKLRNAEAAVHGMPVDQIHFHEVGTLDAIADVIGVCLAIAEINPDVVICSPVNVGSGQVRCAHGTMPVPAPATAELLKGIPIYSNGIRGELCTPTGAALLTYFADNFGPMPKMSYNKIGYGIGKKKFEAANCVRSFLGKEGDR